One Clostridia bacterium DNA segment encodes these proteins:
- a CDS encoding UvrB/UvrC motif-containing protein: MYCDKCKKNVATVHYTKIINGQKTEVHLCQQCAKESGEFALFTPFSINDLLSGFLDAGYDSQLDYGYTSTIKCESCGMSYDDFKKHGRLGCSDCYASFDSRLLPLIRKIHGNVQHIGKVPRKAGDHVRLKRERTSLKNKLQEAIKKEEFEKAAEIRDKIKEIESRLNG, translated from the coding sequence ATGTATTGTGATAAATGCAAGAAAAATGTTGCTACAGTTCATTATACTAAGATTATAAATGGACAGAAAACTGAAGTACATTTATGTCAACAATGTGCTAAAGAATCAGGAGAATTTGCTTTGTTTACTCCTTTTTCAATAAATGATTTGCTATCGGGTTTTTTGGATGCAGGCTATGACTCACAATTGGATTATGGATATACAAGTACTATAAAATGTGAAAGTTGTGGTATGAGTTATGACGACTTTAAAAAACATGGGAGGCTGGGATGTAGCGATTGTTATGCTTCCTTTGATAGCAGATTGTTGCCACTTATCAGAAAGATACATGGCAATGTTCAGCATATAGGAAAAGTGCCAAGAAAAGCTGGGGATCATGTAAGATTGAAAAGAGAAAGGACTAGTTTGAAGAACAAGCTTCAGGAAGCAATAAAGAAAGAGGAATTTGAAAAAGCGGCTGAGATAAGAGATAAAATAAAGGAAATTGAAAGCAGATTAAATGGTTAA
- a CDS encoding CtsR family transcriptional regulator, with protein sequence MARLSDQIENFLKELFKDAENSILEIQRNELAEYFNCAPSQINYVLATRFTLDKGYYIESRRGGGGFIKIARLDIDDDDYLLHLVSNRIGAAIPQNAAIQIVESLYEQELITEREMHIIKSAITDKAINAPSAIKDNIRAGILRNVLISIMSF encoded by the coding sequence GTGGCAAGGTTAAGTGATCAGATAGAGAATTTTTTAAAAGAGCTATTTAAAGATGCTGAAAATAGCATTCTTGAAATACAAAGGAATGAATTGGCAGAGTATTTTAATTGTGCTCCTTCTCAAATAAACTATGTATTGGCAACTAGGTTTACATTGGATAAGGGCTACTATATAGAGAGCAGGAGAGGCGGAGGGGGATTTATAAAGATTGCAAGATTGGATATAGATGATGATGATTATTTGCTCCATCTTGTTTCTAACAGGATAGGGGCAGCAATTCCTCAAAATGCAGCAATTCAAATAGTAGAAAGTTTGTATGAGCAGGAATTGATAACAGAAAGAGAGATGCACATTATAAAATCAGCAATTACTGATAAGGCTATAAATGCTCCTTCAGCTATAAAGGATAATATACGGGCTGGTATACTAAGAAATGTTTTAATTTCTATCATGTCATTTTAA
- the pfkB gene encoding 1-phosphofructokinase produces the protein MLFTAVALNPSIDKMIIVNNFKVNATNRISDSRIDPSGKGINVAKVAKTLGEDTCCTGFLFDSNGNMFEEDLRKHGIKTDFVWCSGEVRTNIKVVDPENNTMTEINNAGQRVGPSDILKIKQKIEQCAQKSSIVIFSGSLPPGTDKSLYRELIEICNRQGARVYLDTYGEALKEGIKAKPFAVKPNTFELELTVGEKLNDEKDIVRGAKKLIDMGLSCVLVSRGSKGSIALYDEKVYKIPPINVPVKSSVAAGDSLLTGFAIGMKRTMDFEYSLKLGTACATSCVIKEGSKICTPEEVEKYFDMVEINQIF, from the coding sequence ATGTTGTTTACCGCTGTTGCATTGAATCCATCAATAGATAAGATGATTATAGTAAATAATTTTAAAGTCAATGCTACCAATAGAATATCAGATTCTAGAATTGACCCCAGTGGCAAAGGAATAAATGTAGCTAAAGTTGCAAAAACTTTAGGTGAAGATACTTGCTGCACAGGATTTTTATTTGATTCAAATGGAAACATGTTTGAAGAGGATTTACGTAAACATGGGATAAAGACTGATTTTGTATGGTGTTCAGGAGAGGTTAGAACCAATATAAAAGTAGTTGATCCTGAAAATAATACAATGACCGAAATAAACAATGCAGGTCAGCGAGTTGGACCATCTGATATATTGAAAATAAAGCAAAAAATAGAACAATGTGCCCAAAAAAGTTCCATAGTGATCTTTTCCGGAAGTCTGCCTCCCGGTACAGATAAATCCTTGTACAGAGAATTGATAGAGATATGCAATAGACAAGGTGCAAGGGTGTACTTGGATACATATGGAGAAGCGCTTAAGGAAGGCATAAAAGCAAAGCCCTTTGCGGTAAAGCCAAATACTTTTGAGCTAGAGCTCACTGTTGGGGAGAAATTGAATGATGAGAAAGATATAGTGAGAGGTGCAAAAAAGCTTATTGATATGGGATTAAGTTGTGTATTAGTGTCTAGGGGCTCTAAAGGTTCTATTGCATTGTATGATGAAAAGGTGTATAAGATACCCCCTATAAATGTTCCGGTAAAGAGCAGCGTTGCGGCAGGGGATTCTTTGTTGACAGGGTTTGCTATAGGGATGAAGCGTACCATGGACTTTGAATATTCACTTAAGCTGGGAACTGCATGCGCTACCTCTTGTGTAATCAAAGAAGGGTCAAAAATTTGCACCCCGGAAGAGGTAGAAAAATATTTTGATATGGTAGAAATAAATCAAATTTTTTAA
- a CDS encoding GreA/GreB family elongation factor, producing the protein MVDFDAHLQNVKNQKDELIEEYFPEPSEQRHKFEVFISGYLRQLDSLAAEFSNSSEDQNICPFVIIGSEVEVEDLDTKESFTFTVVGPYKDNIQNGHVSYLSPVGRSLLFKKNGELVTVNAPGGVFNYTIKSIKMPKQE; encoded by the coding sequence ATGGTGGACTTTGATGCTCACCTACAAAATGTAAAAAATCAAAAAGATGAACTTATAGAAGAATACTTTCCGGAGCCTTCAGAGCAAAGACATAAGTTTGAAGTCTTCATCAGCGGCTATTTAAGGCAATTGGATTCTCTGGCTGCAGAATTTTCTAATTCTTCAGAAGACCAAAATATCTGTCCTTTCGTAATCATCGGAAGTGAAGTTGAGGTTGAAGATTTAGATACCAAAGAATCATTTACTTTCACAGTAGTAGGTCCTTATAAAGATAATATACAAAATGGCCATGTGTCATATTTATCTCCTGTAGGCAGGTCCTTGCTCTTTAAAAAAAATGGAGAACTTGTGACTGTAAATGCTCCTGGAGGAGTTTTTAATTATACTATAAAATCAATCAAGATGCCCAAGCAAGAATAA
- a CDS encoding ATP-dependent Clp protease ATP-binding subunit translates to MGMFARFTERAQKALVLSQQQAKDLGHNYVGTEHILLGLLKEGGGIAAQVLNGMGVNADKVRQELDKVIGKGDYNFDERFGYTPRSKRVLELSFREAMGLGNNYIGTEHILLGLIREGDGVAARLLINMGVDLEKARQKVIEMLKHQSGNSAADGRAEENSTPTLKQFGRDLTDLAREGKIDPVIGREKEIERVIQVLSRRTKNNPVLLGEPGVGKTAIAEGLAQKIVDGDVPELLKGKKVVTLDLASMVAGAKYRGEFEERLKSVMAEIVNAGNIILFIDEMHTIIGAGAAEGAIDASNILKPVLARGELQAIGATTLDEYRKHVEKDAALERRFQPVMVGEPSKEETVEILYGLRDKYEAHHKVRFTDEALKAAVQLSDRYISDRFLPDKAIDLIDEAGSRVKLKMVTTPDGLKKLEDQLERLGKEKEEAVTSQNYEKAAQIRDQEKDIKDKIEQEKNKWKSDSESDKACVDREEIANIVSSWTGIPVNKLTQEESQRLLNMEKVLHERVIGQKEAVSAVSRAVRRARAGLKDPNRPIGTFLFLGPTGVGKTELCKALADVMFGDQDAMIRIDMSEYMERHSVSRLVGSPPGYVGYEEGGQLTEKVRRKPYSVVLLDEIEKAHPDVFNILLQIMDDGRLTDGKGRTVNFRNTIVVMTSNVGAHTIRKQKTLGFTSPDDEKQNEYEKMKENIMDDLKKTFRPEFLNRVDEIIVFHQLDEVHLRQIVDLMLKEVMSRLKAKDIYLDVTKKAREYLAKEGFDPVYGARPLKRAIQKKMEDSLSEEILAGNVKSGDKVLADYIDGKLVFKQKQMMTANK, encoded by the coding sequence ATGGGGATGTTTGCCAGGTTTACTGAAAGGGCACAAAAGGCTCTTGTATTATCACAACAGCAAGCCAAAGATTTAGGACATAATTATGTAGGCACAGAGCACATACTTCTCGGACTTTTAAAAGAAGGCGGAGGAATAGCAGCACAGGTCTTAAATGGAATGGGCGTGAATGCTGATAAAGTGAGACAAGAATTGGATAAGGTTATAGGTAAGGGTGACTACAATTTCGATGAAAGATTTGGATATACCCCCAGAAGCAAGAGAGTGCTGGAATTGAGTTTCAGGGAAGCTATGGGTTTGGGGAACAACTATATTGGTACCGAACATATTTTGCTTGGGCTGATACGTGAAGGAGATGGAGTAGCTGCAAGGTTGCTTATAAATATGGGAGTGGATTTGGAAAAGGCAAGACAAAAGGTTATAGAAATGCTCAAACATCAATCAGGAAATTCCGCTGCAGATGGTAGGGCTGAAGAAAATTCTACTCCAACTTTGAAACAGTTTGGACGGGATCTCACTGATCTTGCAAGGGAAGGAAAGATAGATCCTGTAATAGGCAGAGAAAAGGAAATAGAAAGAGTTATACAGGTTTTAAGTCGACGGACTAAGAATAATCCTGTGCTATTAGGGGAGCCCGGAGTAGGGAAGACGGCCATTGCCGAAGGGCTCGCTCAAAAGATTGTGGACGGCGATGTACCTGAGTTATTAAAAGGGAAAAAAGTTGTCACATTAGATCTTGCATCTATGGTAGCAGGAGCAAAATATAGGGGTGAATTTGAAGAGCGGCTTAAAAGTGTGATGGCAGAGATAGTAAATGCAGGGAATATAATATTATTCATTGATGAAATGCATACTATAATAGGCGCTGGTGCTGCCGAAGGTGCTATAGATGCATCAAACATATTGAAACCTGTACTTGCGAGAGGAGAATTGCAGGCTATAGGGGCTACTACCCTAGATGAATATAGGAAACATGTAGAAAAAGATGCTGCATTAGAGCGAAGATTTCAGCCTGTAATGGTAGGAGAACCTTCAAAAGAGGAGACTGTTGAGATATTGTATGGGCTGAGGGACAAGTATGAGGCTCATCACAAGGTGAGATTTACAGATGAAGCCCTCAAAGCCGCCGTTCAATTATCTGATAGATATATTTCGGATAGATTTTTACCTGACAAGGCTATAGATCTTATAGATGAAGCTGGTTCAAGGGTTAAACTCAAAATGGTTACAACTCCTGATGGGTTGAAGAAATTGGAGGACCAACTGGAACGATTAGGGAAAGAAAAAGAAGAGGCGGTTACGAGCCAAAACTACGAAAAGGCTGCTCAAATAAGAGACCAAGAGAAAGATATAAAAGATAAAATAGAACAAGAGAAAAATAAATGGAAAAGCGATTCTGAAAGTGACAAGGCCTGTGTTGATCGAGAAGAGATTGCTAACATCGTTTCAAGCTGGACCGGGATACCTGTAAATAAGTTGACACAGGAAGAGAGCCAGAGGCTATTGAATATGGAAAAAGTTTTACATGAGAGGGTAATCGGACAGAAAGAAGCGGTGTCGGCGGTATCAAGGGCGGTAAGAAGGGCTAGAGCAGGCTTGAAAGATCCCAATAGGCCTATAGGCACTTTCTTGTTTCTGGGTCCTACAGGGGTAGGCAAAACAGAACTGTGTAAAGCACTTGCAGATGTGATGTTTGGTGATCAAGATGCTATGATAAGAATAGATATGTCCGAGTATATGGAAAGACATAGCGTTTCAAGATTAGTAGGTTCACCCCCTGGATATGTAGGTTATGAAGAAGGAGGGCAATTGACTGAGAAGGTGAGGAGAAAGCCTTATTCGGTTGTGTTGCTGGATGAGATTGAAAAGGCTCACCCTGATGTATTTAATATATTGCTCCAGATAATGGATGATGGAAGGTTGACTGACGGTAAGGGTAGGACAGTTAATTTCAGAAATACAATTGTAGTAATGACATCAAATGTAGGTGCACATACGATAAGGAAACAGAAGACGTTAGGATTTACATCGCCAGATGATGAAAAGCAAAATGAATATGAAAAAATGAAAGAGAACATAATGGATGATCTTAAAAAGACGTTCAGGCCTGAATTTTTGAACAGAGTGGATGAAATAATAGTATTTCATCAGCTGGACGAGGTTCATTTGAGGCAGATTGTAGATCTAATGTTGAAGGAAGTCATGAGCAGGCTTAAAGCAAAAGATATATATCTTGATGTGACCAAAAAAGCAAGAGAATATCTTGCAAAAGAAGGTTTTGATCCAGTTTATGGAGCTAGGCCTCTCAAGAGAGCGATACAAAAGAAGATGGAAGATAGCTTATCAGAAGAGATACTTGCAGGGAATGTAAAATCGGGAGATAAGGTATTAGCGGATTATATAGATGGGAAACTAGTGTTTAAGCAAAAGCAGATGATGACAGCAAATAAATAA
- a CDS encoding protein arginine kinase, producing MNNWYEISGPDNDVVLSTRIRLARNLDDIPFPIMMDDITAQQVIERCWQALDNGDQDFKLLRIKDLNDIHKQAYIEKHISSPDLMENPKRSALILKNDQETCVMVNEEDHIRIQSLMSGMQLQKAWKLADALDDQMEERLSYAFTEKLGYLTACPTNVGTGMRASVMVHLPALTMTNYIRGILHTVSKIGLAIRGLYGEGSDAFGNIYQISNQITIGQSEGEIINDLSVVTSQVIERERAARKVLMANKKYEFQDRLYRSYGVLANAKIMTSREFLELMSNVRMGVELGIIDKVDINTLNKLMYELQPANIQILAGKELNDRERDFYRASVLNEKLQ from the coding sequence ATGAATAACTGGTATGAGATATCAGGACCAGATAATGATGTGGTGTTGAGTACTAGAATCAGGCTGGCAAGGAATTTAGATGATATTCCGTTTCCTATTATGATGGATGATATTACAGCCCAGCAAGTAATAGAAAGATGCTGGCAAGCATTGGATAATGGAGACCAGGATTTTAAATTATTAAGAATTAAAGATTTAAATGATATACACAAGCAAGCTTATATTGAAAAACATATTTCCAGTCCCGATCTGATGGAGAATCCCAAGAGGTCAGCGTTAATATTAAAGAATGATCAGGAAACATGTGTTATGGTGAATGAAGAGGACCATATAAGAATACAAAGCCTGATGAGTGGAATGCAGTTGCAGAAGGCTTGGAAGCTGGCTGATGCATTAGATGATCAAATGGAGGAAAGGTTGAGTTATGCTTTTACCGAGAAATTAGGATATCTTACCGCATGTCCTACTAATGTAGGTACAGGCATGAGAGCATCAGTGATGGTACATTTGCCTGCACTTACAATGACAAACTATATAAGGGGTATATTGCATACTGTAAGCAAGATAGGCTTAGCTATCAGAGGTTTATATGGTGAAGGTAGTGATGCCTTTGGGAATATATACCAAATTTCCAATCAGATTACAATCGGTCAATCAGAAGGGGAAATCATAAATGATTTATCTGTTGTGACTTCTCAAGTGATTGAAAGGGAGAGAGCAGCTAGGAAGGTGCTGATGGCTAATAAAAAATACGAGTTTCAGGATAGGTTGTATAGATCCTACGGTGTATTGGCTAATGCTAAAATAATGACATCGAGGGAATTTTTAGAGTTGATGTCGAATGTGCGTATGGGAGTAGAATTAGGTATCATCGATAAAGTGGATATAAATACATTGAATAAACTCATGTACGAATTACAGCCGGCCAATATACAGATTTTGGCGGGCAAAGAATTGAATGATAGGGAAAGAGATTTTTATAGGGCAAGTGTTTTAAATGAGAAATTACAATGA